In one Rutidosis leptorrhynchoides isolate AG116_Rl617_1_P2 chromosome 8, CSIRO_AGI_Rlap_v1, whole genome shotgun sequence genomic region, the following are encoded:
- the LOC139863470 gene encoding uncharacterized protein: MERRQFLLDPMENSSSKSHRLAEVAGGTTAECAAVVCCFPCTVVNILVLAVYKVPTGLYRKALQKKRRRRMMKKGLLIQSTRGVDDVSGGSSRRISIDGTEIALHPATVDRFSDEEFIELENEMWNKFYGTGFWRSLSQRVD; the protein is encoded by the coding sequence ATGGAACGCCGCCAGTTTTTATTAGATCCAATGGAGAATTCTTCGAGTAAAAGTCACCGGTTAGCGGAGGTCGCCGGAGGTACGACGGCGGAATGTGCAGCTGTCGTGTGTTGTTTCCCGTGCACTGTGGTTAATATTTTAGTTTTGGCGGTTTATAAAGTTCCGACGGGATTATACCGGAAAGCGTTACAAAAGAAACGGCGGCGACGGATGATGAAGAAAGGATTGTTGATTCAGAGTACACGTGGCGTTGATGACGTAAGCGGTGGTAGTAGTAGACGGATTAGTATTGACGGAACGGAGATTGCGTTACATCCGGCGACGGTGGATAGGTTTTCCGATGAGGAATTTATAGAATTGGAAAATGAGATGTGGAATAAGTTTTATGGAACTGGTTTTTGGAGAAGTTTGTCTCAAAGGGTTGACTGA